A single window of Nicotiana tomentosiformis chromosome 1, ASM39032v3, whole genome shotgun sequence DNA harbors:
- the LOC138904679 gene encoding uncharacterized protein: protein MGHSIHIMTTPFQQMAEFFRHLAGTRSEPSEMNFEKMRKMGGVEFEGTTYPTIAEQWLERMERVFEQLECTNASKFKYVISLLQKDAYDWWVSVPNAKAKPSVLTWDDFVKAFRAKYGPRVYCDAKKKEFLNLRQGSMSIAEYQQNFLWLSRYAGDIIDGERDKCKRFEEGLNGYIRKSVAILQLEDFSKLISVALTWEIIDK from the coding sequence ATGGGTCATAGTATTCATATTATGACTACTCCATTTCAGCAGATGGCTGAGTTCTTTCGTCACTTGGCTGGGACAAGGTCAGAACCTAGTGAAATGAATTTTGAGAAGATGAGAAAAATGGGTGGAGTTGAATTTGAAGGCACTACTTATCCCACGATAGCTGAACAATGGCTCGAGCGCATGGAGAGGGTATTTGAACAACTAGAGTGTACTAATGCTTCCAAATTTAAGTATGTTATCTCTCTTTTACAAAAAGATGCATATGATTGGTGGGTAAGTGTGCCAAATGCAAAAGCAAAACCTTCGGTGCTGACTTGGGATGACTTTGTGAAAGCATTTCGTGCGAAATATGGCCCCCGtgtctattgtgatgctaagAAAAAAGAGTTTCTGAATTTAAGACAAGGGAGTATGTCTATTGCAGAGTATCAACAAAACTTTCTCTGGCTTTCTCGCTATGCTGGAGATATTATTGATGGTGAAAGAGACAAGTGCAAAAGATTTGAAGAAGGTTTGAATGGTTACATTCGAAAATCTGTGGCAATCTTGCAACTTGAGGATTTTTCCAAGCTAATTTCAGTTGCTCTTACTTGGGAAATAATTGACAAGTAA